The genomic window ACCAATAAGTATTGATTTTAATGAATTTAAAGTTTCTTCGCCTAAGGAAGACGCTGTTTTACTGTTTGAAAAATTAGAACTTAATACTTTTATTAAAAGGCTTGGGTTTGATACAAAAAAAGAAGAGGTAAATGATTTTAAAATTGAATATGAAACGGATACTTCTTTTATAAAAAACGCAACTCATCTATTCTATTTAATAAATGAGAGCGAAATAATCATAAATTCCAACAGTAAAATATTAAAACTTTCTTTTGAAAAAGACTTTGAACTTCTTAAACAGATATTTGAGGATAAAAATGTTTCCAAAATCACATATAATGCTAAAGAACACATTATATATCTAAATTCTATCAAAATAAATTATTCAGGTAAGATTTTTGATATTAAACTTGCAAACTATCTTCTTGACCCTGCTTCAGAGGGAAGACTTAGTGCAATTATTTATTCTGTAATAAATAAATCATGTGAGAAAGATGAGGAATTTGTATATCATTTCCCTGAAGTATTTAACAAATTAAGCGACAGTCTTGATGAAAATAATTTATCCAAACTTTATTACGATATTGAACTTCCTGTTATGAAAATACTTGCGAGTATGCAGATAAGAGGAATTAAAATTGACGTACCTGCGCTAAACGATTTAAGCAAAAAGTTTGAAGAAAAGATATCAGACCTTACTTATGAAATTTATAAGATATCTGGCGAAGAATTTAATATTAACTCAACCAAACAGTTAAGCGTTATATTATTTGAAAAAATTGGTCTTAAACCGTCAAAGAAAACCAAGACAGGTTACAGCACTGACAACTCTGTTTTGGAAAATCTTAAGGGAGAGCATCCTGTTATAGACCTTATTTTAGAATACAGAACAATAGCGAAGTTAAAGTCAACATATGTTGATTCTTTACTGTCTTTATGCGATGAAAACGGAAATTTACATTCTAATTTTCATCAGACAGTTACCCAGACAGGCAGATTATCGTCATCAGATCCTAATTTGCAAAATATTCCTCAAAGAATTGAACTTGGAAGACAGATTAGAAAACTTTTTACTCCTGTTGGCAATGGCAATGTTTTTGTATCTGCGGACTATTCGCAGATTGAATTAAGAGTTCTTGCTCAGATTTGCGGAGACGAAAATCTTATTAATGCATTTAATAATAATGAGGATATTCATGCTCAGGCTGCTTCAAAGATTTACTCGGTGGATATAAAAGATGTTACCAAAGAAATGAGAGCAAATGCCAAAATGGTTAATTTTGGTCTTTTGTACGGAAAGAGCGAATTTACTCTTGCAAAAGATTTACAGGTTTCAAGAAAAGAGGCAAAGGATATTATAGATACTTATTTTACAAAATATCCTGACATAAGAAAATATATGTATGACATTGTAGAGTTTGCAAAAGAAAACGGATATGTCAAAACTCTGCTTGGAAGAATCAGGTATATTAAAGAATTGTCTGACAGAAATTATATGACAAGGCTTTCAGGAGAGCGAATAGCGCTTAACACTCCTATTCAGGGAACCGCGGCAGACATTATGAAAATCGCTATGATAAAAACACAAAAAGAATTGCAAAAACTTAATTTAAATGCTAAAATAGTATTACAGATTCACGACGAACTTGTTATAGAAACAACGAAAGAAGATTTACAAAAGGTAAAAGAGGTACTTATAAATTCTATGGAAAATGCTGTTAAAATAAATGTTCCTCTTACGGTTTCTTGTATGTCGGGCGATAATCTGTATGAACTTAAATAATTAAGAGGTTATTTATGCGTCCATATAAATATTTTAAAACTATTGCGAAAATGAGGCTTACGGGGAAATATATAAAATGTATTGTTGCATTTTTATTTGTTACCCTGCTTACTAATTTATTAACTATTTTGCCGGGTAAGATAAATTTAGATATGTATCAGTATTTAATTTTTTCTATCCCCTCTTATCTTATACTTATTCCATGCTTCAGAATGGGAGCGATAGGAATTGTATTTAATTCACTTGAAAATAAAGATGCTCCTTTTGGCAATTTATTTGACGGATTTAAGTATATTTTTAAACTTATTCCAATATTTATTACAAAACTTATTTCCTTTGTGCCGCTTTTTATAACAGGTGTTTTCTTCTATAAATTTGCAAGTGATGATTTAATAAAAGGTATTATAGAGTACACTTCTCATCCTGACCAGAATACTTTAGACAGTTTATCTTTAATTTTAGAAAACAATTCTTTATTTATTACAATGGTTGAGATGTTCTTTGTTTTATCTATGGTTATCTCTATTATTGTAAGTTGTTATATTGCTTTATCGGAATATATATTATATAATGAAAATACATCAGGTATTAAAGCAGTTATAAAAAGTATTAAATTAATGAGAGGGCATATACTATATTACATCGGCTTTAATCTCAGTTTTATATTATGGCATATTGCAGCATCCTTTACATATGGGTTAAGCACACTGTTTTTAAATCCGTATAAAGAAGCCGCTTTTATTATATTTTATAATTATTTAAGGTTTGCTGAGGGCGAAGATATTTCAACCGTTTCAGACGAGCCGATTAAGGAGGAATAATATGAAGAAAAAAAGTTTTATAACTAGTACAATAATTGCAGGAATTGCTGCTGTTGCAGGGGCTGTTGTTTACAAGGTTGCAAAAGACCAGATGACTTTTTCTTGCGACAGATGGGATATTGATATTGCTAAACGTTACAGAATGGCAGATAATCTTATAAGAAGCGAAGCCCTTATAGGCAAAGAAAAAGATGAAGTTTTATCAATACTTGGAATAAACGGGTTAAAGAGCAATACAGATGATGCTATGGAATATTATCTAAATCAGGATACTGAAAATCCTAAACTTTTAATTATTCAATTTGGCGAAGACGGAAAGGTTACAAGCGCAACTGCCTGTGTATAATAAAAGAATTGTTTTAAAAAAGGTGAATCTCAGAATGTGAGATTCACCTTTTAATATTTTATAAAAACTTAATCAGTTCTAAAAATCTTTCGGTAATAAATACAGCTCCACAGGCAGATAAAGATACAATGATCATACTCTTATTCTTAAATGATAAGAATATTGCAACTATTACTCCACACAAGGCAGAAATAAAATTACCTGTTGAATAGAATACTTCAGGAAATGTCATGGCACCTAAAACTGCATATGGAATATAACTGAAAAAAGAGTTAACAAAATTACTTTCTATTTCTTTTCTGAAAAATGCAAGAGGCAACATTCTTATAAGATATGTTATACCTGCCATTAAAAATATACAAATTAAAATTCTCTCGTAGTTCATTTTCTAATCGGGAAATAATATGCACATATTAAAGATGCAACAACCGATGCAATTATTATTACCCAACCTCCCGATATTAAATTTAAAAATGGTGTATATCTAAATATCAAACTAATTAAAACTGATATTAAGATTGCGTAAAAGTAGGGTTTAAATTTTTTTGCCGGAGGAATGATAATGGCTATAAACATTCCATATATAGCAATAGAAAGAGCAGTTCTTATAGTTGGGGGAAGAAGCATACTCGCCCCTGCTCCTGTCAGAGTACCTGTCGACCAGCCTAAAATCGGCAATATTATAAGACCTAAGAAATATTTAAACGACACCTTTTCTTCTCTTTGGCATATAACAGCAAAAACCTCGTCTGTAATACCGAATGAACAAATAAGCCTTTGTAATACAGTCATATTTTTTTCCACTTTCTGAGATATGGCAAAAGACATAAGAAAATATCTTAAGTTTATTATTAAAGTAGTAACTGCAAGTTCAATAAGTGTGCCACCTGCAATAATTATATCAAGCCCTGCAAATTGCCCTGCACTTGTTAAATTAGTCAGGGATATTAAAACTGATGTAAATATCGATAAACCACCCTGAGTGGCAAGTAACCCAAAAGCAAAAGATACGGATATGTATGCAAGTGCTATTGGAACACCATCCTTTAACCCCATTAAAAACTTATCTTTCAATTAAATCACCGTGTTTAATTATAATAAATATAGG from Clostridia bacterium includes these protein-coding regions:
- a CDS encoding AzlD domain-containing protein produces the protein MNYERILICIFLMAGITYLIRMLPLAFFRKEIESNFVNSFFSYIPYAVLGAMTFPEVFYSTGNFISALCGVIVAIFLSFKNKSMIIVSLSACGAVFITERFLELIKFL
- a CDS encoding DUF975 family protein; protein product: MRPYKYFKTIAKMRLTGKYIKCIVAFLFVTLLTNLLTILPGKINLDMYQYLIFSIPSYLILIPCFRMGAIGIVFNSLENKDAPFGNLFDGFKYIFKLIPIFITKLISFVPLFITGVFFYKFASDDLIKGIIEYTSHPDQNTLDSLSLILENNSLFITMVEMFFVLSMVISIIVSCYIALSEYILYNENTSGIKAVIKSIKLMRGHILYYIGFNLSFILWHIAASFTYGLSTLFLNPYKEAAFIIFYNYLRFAEGEDISTVSDEPIKEE
- a CDS encoding AzlC family ABC transporter permease, with translation MGLKDGVPIALAYISVSFAFGLLATQGGLSIFTSVLISLTNLTSAGQFAGLDIIIAGGTLIELAVTTLIINLRYFLMSFAISQKVEKNMTVLQRLICSFGITDEVFAVICQREEKVSFKYFLGLIILPILGWSTGTLTGAGASMLLPPTIRTALSIAIYGMFIAIIIPPAKKFKPYFYAILISVLISLIFRYTPFLNLISGGWVIIIASVVASLICAYYFPIRK
- the polA gene encoding DNA polymerase I yields the protein MEKLLIIDGNSILNRAFYGIRPLTTKEGIPTNAIFGFLNILLKVIEESKPEYITVAFDVSKKTFRNDLYDLYKANRKGMPDDLATQLPIIKDVLDSLNISHIGLEGYEADDIIGTVSNICETKNIKCEILTGDKDDLQLCSDNTIVLLVTTQGGKTSTVSYNTSGVLYKYGVSPKEFIDLKGLMGDSSDNIPGVRGVGEKTAISLIKEFKSIENLYENLDSPLIKKSVKEKLLENKDMAFLSKKLATIDRFVPISIDFNEFKVSSPKEDAVLLFEKLELNTFIKRLGFDTKKEEVNDFKIEYETDTSFIKNATHLFYLINESEIIINSNSKILKLSFEKDFELLKQIFEDKNVSKITYNAKEHIIYLNSIKINYSGKIFDIKLANYLLDPASEGRLSAIIYSVINKSCEKDEEFVYHFPEVFNKLSDSLDENNLSKLYYDIELPVMKILASMQIRGIKIDVPALNDLSKKFEEKISDLTYEIYKISGEEFNINSTKQLSVILFEKIGLKPSKKTKTGYSTDNSVLENLKGEHPVIDLILEYRTIAKLKSTYVDSLLSLCDENGNLHSNFHQTVTQTGRLSSSDPNLQNIPQRIELGRQIRKLFTPVGNGNVFVSADYSQIELRVLAQICGDENLINAFNNNEDIHAQAASKIYSVDIKDVTKEMRANAKMVNFGLLYGKSEFTLAKDLQVSRKEAKDIIDTYFTKYPDIRKYMYDIVEFAKENGYVKTLLGRIRYIKELSDRNYMTRLSGERIALNTPIQGTAADIMKIAMIKTQKELQKLNLNAKIVLQIHDELVIETTKEDLQKVKEVLINSMENAVKINVPLTVSCMSGDNLYELK